In Chitinophaga sp. HK235, a single window of DNA contains:
- a CDS encoding MBL fold metallo-hydrolase, translating into MIEIQQFTFGPLQENTYLLINGKRECIIIDPGCYFQDERKELLQYIQTERLNVTRLLNTHCHFDHIFGNKLVADTFGVKPEIHKDDQVVLDNSQAVGAMYNIPFEPSPMPGRYLAEGEKIPFGGHELEVLLTPGHSPGSVSFYCPTQQFVIGGDVLFYQSIGRTDLPGGNHATLLRSIREKLFVLPDEVRVFPGHGPATTIGFEKKYNPFLI; encoded by the coding sequence ATGATCGAAATCCAACAATTCACCTTTGGTCCTCTTCAGGAAAACACCTACCTGCTTATTAACGGTAAAAGGGAATGTATAATTATAGACCCGGGTTGTTATTTTCAGGACGAAAGAAAAGAATTATTGCAATATATACAAACGGAGCGCTTAAATGTTACGAGATTGCTGAATACGCACTGCCACTTTGATCATATATTCGGCAACAAGCTGGTAGCGGATACGTTTGGGGTAAAGCCTGAAATACACAAAGACGATCAGGTGGTGCTGGACAACTCACAGGCAGTGGGAGCAATGTACAATATCCCTTTTGAGCCCTCTCCCATGCCGGGTCGTTACCTGGCAGAAGGAGAAAAAATCCCGTTTGGCGGCCACGAGCTGGAAGTACTGCTGACGCCCGGCCATTCTCCTGGCAGCGTGTCTTTTTATTGTCCTACCCAGCAGTTTGTGATCGGAGGCGATGTGCTCTTTTATCAAAGCATAGGCCGTACCGACCTGCCGGGAGGTAATCATGCTACCCTGTTGCGCAGCATACGGGAAAAACTCTTCGTATTGCCGGATGAGGTAAGGGTATTTCCCGGGCACGGTCCCGCCACTACGATCGGCTTCGAAAAGAAATATAACCCTTTTTTGATTTAG
- a CDS encoding polysaccharide biosynthesis C-terminal domain-containing protein, with translation MSSIKKLAGQTVYYGLSNIMSKLLNYFLTPFYLGILTKASFGEMSNVYAYIPFANIVLTYGMETAFFRFAKKENQAHVLGTSTISLLISTLSITVLLLLLKGTVINSYTGELAGLTGHPAFYTYVVLLMAFDALTAIPFAQLRLEGRPVRYAAIRLAGILTTIFFNIFFLAICPKLAAVGYQWVPNPHSGSDMTGYIYLSNMLGSAITLVLFLPQIRRIEWKFDLALWKQMLHYALPLIIVGMAGMVNETFDRAWFLPQFLPGNNMEAKKEIIALYSANYKLAILITMFIQAFRLGAEPFFFKQAESDNPQRVYARIMKLFVVMLCLMFLFVSLYLNVWKAFLRTPFYYQGMRIVPVLLLANMFLGIYYNLTIWFKLTDRTKTGAVITLITAVLAFLFNYWWIPVMGYYGAALATMVCYFIQMVICYVLGQKYYPIPYHLPKLITYIAVAVLTYYVYSWLNAKVLSPRDIYALKPLSLLVATAFFGAYTWFIFRMEKKEFARMPFIGKYIR, from the coding sequence TTGAGCAGCATCAAGAAACTGGCAGGACAGACGGTTTATTACGGTTTGAGTAACATAATGAGCAAACTGCTCAATTATTTCCTTACTCCTTTTTACCTCGGTATTTTAACGAAGGCCTCCTTTGGGGAGATGTCTAACGTATATGCCTATATCCCTTTTGCCAATATTGTGCTCACCTATGGAATGGAGACGGCCTTTTTCCGGTTTGCCAAAAAAGAGAACCAGGCGCATGTGCTGGGTACGTCCACCATTTCACTGCTGATATCGACTTTATCTATCACCGTACTGCTGCTGTTGCTGAAGGGGACGGTGATCAACTCCTATACAGGAGAGCTGGCAGGGCTTACCGGGCATCCGGCCTTTTATACCTATGTGGTATTGCTGATGGCTTTTGACGCCCTGACGGCCATTCCCTTTGCCCAGCTGCGGCTGGAGGGCAGGCCGGTGCGGTATGCTGCCATCAGGCTAGCCGGCATACTGACGACTATCTTCTTCAATATCTTTTTCCTGGCCATCTGTCCCAAACTGGCTGCAGTCGGCTATCAGTGGGTACCCAACCCGCATAGTGGAAGTGACATGACTGGTTATATCTACCTGAGCAATATGCTGGGCAGCGCCATCACACTGGTGCTGTTCCTCCCACAGATCCGGCGGATAGAATGGAAATTTGACCTGGCCCTCTGGAAGCAGATGCTTCATTACGCCCTGCCCCTGATCATTGTGGGCATGGCCGGCATGGTCAATGAAACCTTTGACCGGGCCTGGTTTCTGCCTCAGTTCCTGCCCGGCAACAATATGGAGGCCAAAAAGGAAATTATCGCACTGTATAGCGCCAACTATAAACTGGCCATTCTGATCACCATGTTCATACAGGCGTTCCGGTTAGGAGCAGAGCCTTTTTTCTTCAAACAGGCTGAAAGCGACAATCCGCAACGGGTATATGCCCGTATCATGAAGCTGTTTGTAGTGATGCTATGCCTCATGTTCCTCTTTGTAAGCCTTTATCTTAATGTCTGGAAAGCATTCCTGCGTACTCCCTTCTATTATCAGGGGATGCGTATTGTGCCGGTGCTGCTGCTGGCCAACATGTTCCTGGGCATCTATTATAACCTGACCATCTGGTTCAAACTGACAGACCGGACCAAAACGGGCGCAGTGATCACGCTGATCACGGCTGTACTGGCTTTTCTCTTCAACTACTGGTGGATACCGGTAATGGGCTACTATGGCGCCGCACTGGCCACCATGGTATGTTATTTTATCCAGATGGTGATATGTTATGTACTCGGACAAAAATATTATCCCATCCCTTATCATCTTCCTAAACTGATCACCTACATTGCTGTGGCAGTGCTCACCTATTACGTATATAGCTGGCTGAATGCCAAAGTACTTTCTCCACGCGACATCTATGCACTGAAGCCATTGTCGCTGCTGGTAGCCACCGCTTTCTTTGGCGCCTATACGTGGTTTATCTTTCGGATGGAGAAGAAGGAATTTGCCAGGATGCCGTTTATCGGAAAATACATCAGGTAA
- the arfB gene encoding alternative ribosome rescue aminoacyl-tRNA hydrolase ArfB, with protein MNIDVTPELTFRTARSGGSGGQNVNKVETMVEAYFNIEASALLTPEQKQTLREKLANRINSEGMLLVKSQTARTQLGNKHEAIFKINDLINKALIPRKKRVATKPSKAVIEKRIQFKKRLSEKKQQRRGNFE; from the coding sequence ATGAACATTGACGTTACACCTGAGCTCACATTCCGTACGGCCCGCAGTGGCGGTTCGGGCGGGCAAAATGTGAACAAGGTGGAAACCATGGTGGAAGCCTATTTCAACATAGAAGCCTCCGCCCTGTTAACCCCCGAACAAAAGCAGACACTGCGCGAGAAACTGGCCAACCGTATCAATTCAGAAGGAATGCTGCTGGTAAAATCACAGACAGCGCGTACCCAGCTGGGCAACAAACATGAGGCTATCTTCAAAATCAATGATTTAATCAACAAAGCATTGATACCACGCAAGAAAAGGGTAGCCACCAAGCCCTCCAAAGCTGTTATTGAAAAACGGATCCAGTTTAAAAAGCGCCTGTCGGAGAAAAAACAGCAGCGCAGAGGAAATTTTGAGTGA
- the dtd gene encoding D-aminoacyl-tRNA deacylase — protein sequence MRVVIQRVSQASVTVDGVVTGQIGQGLVILLSIEDADGQEDINWLSSKIVNLRIFNDDDGVMNVSVKDMHADILLISQFTLHASTKKGNRPSYIRASKPDVAIPLYEKMFLQLEQDLGTTIQRGIFGADMKVALINDGPVTIIIDSHNRE from the coding sequence ATGAGAGTAGTCATACAGCGTGTGTCGCAGGCATCGGTCACTGTAGATGGGGTAGTCACCGGTCAGATAGGCCAGGGACTTGTGATATTGCTGAGCATCGAAGATGCCGACGGGCAGGAGGATATCAACTGGTTAAGCAGCAAGATCGTCAACCTGCGCATCTTCAACGACGACGATGGCGTAATGAACGTTTCCGTGAAAGATATGCATGCCGACATTCTGCTGATAAGCCAGTTTACGCTGCATGCCTCCACCAAAAAAGGAAACAGACCTTCGTATATCCGTGCCAGTAAACCCGATGTGGCTATTCCGCTGTATGAGAAAATGTTTCTGCAGCTGGAACAGGACCTGGGTACCACCATCCAGCGTGGTATCTTCGGCGCTGATATGAAGGTGGCGCTGATCAACGATGGGCCGGTCACCATTATCATCGATAGCCATAACCGCGAGTAG
- a CDS encoding nucleotide pyrophosphohydrolase, translating into MTIQEAQEKIDNWINTTGVRYFSELTNMAILTEEVGEVARVMARQYGDQSAKESDKKRELADELADVMWVLLCIANQTGIDMTVALEKNFEKKNIRDATRHTSNPKLK; encoded by the coding sequence ATGACTATACAGGAAGCTCAGGAAAAGATCGACAACTGGATCAACACCACCGGTGTACGCTATTTCAGTGAACTGACCAACATGGCCATTCTTACAGAAGAAGTGGGAGAAGTAGCCCGTGTAATGGCCCGGCAGTATGGCGATCAGTCTGCTAAAGAGAGTGATAAAAAAAGAGAACTGGCCGATGAGCTGGCCGATGTGATGTGGGTATTACTCTGTATCGCCAATCAAACCGGTATAGACATGACGGTGGCTCTGGAGAAAAACTTCGAAAAGAAAAATATCAGGGATGCTACCAGACATACCAGCAACCCGAAATTAAAATAA
- a CDS encoding YihY/virulence factor BrkB family protein, giving the protein MNRTTGKIQLYWKVLKESASAFIDGKVLKLSAALAYYTIFSVAPMLIIIIFFCDLFLGKEAVEGSIYGQIQGLVGSEAALQIQSMIRNATLSNDMNWATMVGFVTLIIGATGVFAEIQDSINFIWGLKSKPKKNGLLRMLLNRLLSFSLVVSMGFILLVSLAINGLVELFQNVLYRLIPTKLTTTVIVYVANLVVPFIVITILFSIIFKVLPDARIRWKDVVVGAIATAVLFMIGKFGIGYYLGASKVSSTYGAAGSVVIILLWVYYSAAILYFGAVFTRVYIRHFGREIYPNDYAVWVKQVEVPYERPVKENEVEEG; this is encoded by the coding sequence ATGAACAGAACGACAGGAAAAATACAACTGTACTGGAAAGTGCTGAAAGAGTCGGCCAGCGCTTTTATAGATGGTAAAGTACTGAAACTCAGTGCTGCACTGGCTTACTACACTATTTTCTCCGTAGCGCCCATGCTTATCATTATCATCTTTTTCTGTGATCTGTTTCTGGGCAAGGAAGCGGTGGAAGGCAGCATCTATGGCCAGATACAGGGACTGGTAGGCAGCGAAGCCGCCCTACAGATACAGTCCATGATCCGTAATGCTACCCTGTCAAACGATATGAACTGGGCTACCATGGTGGGTTTCGTGACCCTGATCATCGGTGCTACCGGTGTATTCGCTGAGATCCAGGATTCCATTAACTTTATCTGGGGACTGAAGTCGAAGCCTAAGAAAAATGGCCTGCTGCGTATGTTGCTCAACCGGCTGTTGTCTTTTTCGCTGGTAGTGAGCATGGGCTTTATTCTGCTGGTATCGCTGGCTATCAATGGTCTGGTGGAGCTCTTCCAGAATGTGCTCTACCGGCTCATACCCACCAAACTGACCACCACCGTGATCGTATATGTGGCCAATCTGGTAGTGCCTTTCATAGTCATTACCATCTTGTTTTCCATCATCTTTAAAGTATTGCCGGACGCCCGTATCAGGTGGAAAGATGTGGTGGTAGGCGCTATTGCGACCGCAGTACTGTTTATGATCGGTAAATTCGGCATCGGGTATTACCTGGGTGCCAGCAAGGTCAGCTCCACCTACGGAGCAGCCGGTTCGGTGGTTATCATACTGTTGTGGGTGTATTATTCCGCAGCTATCCTGTATTTTGGGGCTGTCTTCACCCGGGTGTACATCCGGCATTTCGGAAGGGAGATCTATCCTAACGACTATGCTGTATGGGTAAAACAGGTAGAAGTGCCGTATGAGCGGCCGGTTAAGGAAAATGAAGTGGAAGAAGGTTGA